The Prinia subflava isolate CZ2003 ecotype Zambia chromosome 5, Cam_Psub_1.2, whole genome shotgun sequence genome window below encodes:
- the GPR135 gene encoding G-protein coupled receptor 135 yields the protein MRLRMEPAAAVPGNLSRGGGGGNESGGAAAAAGAAGWSAAGAAGWSAAALASQAAALLLIFALSALGNGAVVLVIARHRQLRTVTNAFVLSLSLSELLGALLCLPLAFLSLLSRPPGAWLFGQRLCLASAALHAGLGIAATLTMALLSFDRYCAIVRQPRHKMGRRRAAQLLAAVWLAALALAGPWYGLAGEARREARPGAYRCVYVLPWGSSRLGPPYGAALIVLCYLLPFAVMCFCHFNICRAVRLAESRVRPLTTYGHLLRAYGEMRTATTVLIMIVSIICCWGPYCVLGLAAAAGRLPFSPTMDAVASGMAWANGAINPLIYAARNPNISVLLRRSREGGYRTRNNVVAYLSVPGRRAEPRSRAERVRERYINRHSGPPGSALSSSSPASGGEVALWACKTPAVLFCRDGQPDTLSDGTLKAKAGTVDTSL from the coding sequence atGAGGCTGCGCATGgagccggcggcggccgtgccgGGAAACCTctcccgcggcggcggcggcggcaacgagagcggcggggcggcggcggcggcgggcgcggcgggctggtcggcggcgggcgcggcgggctGGTCGGCGGCGGCGCTGGCCTCGCAAGCGGCCGCGCTGCTGCTCATCTTCGCCCTCTCTGCGCTGGGCAACGGGGCCGTGGTGCTGGTGATCGCCCGGCACCGGCAGCTCCGCACGGTCACCAACGCCTTCGTGCTGTCGCTGTCGCTGTCGGAGCTGCTGGgcgccctgctctgcctgccgCTGGCCTTCCTCAGCCTGCTCAGCCGCCCGCCCGGCGCTTGGCTCTTCGGGCAGCGCCTGTGCCTGGCCAGCGCCGCCCTGCACGCCGGGCTGGGCATCGCCGCCACGCTCACCATGGCCCTGCTGTCCTTCGACCGCTACTGCGCCATCGTGCGCCAGCCGCGGCACAAGATGGGCCGGCGCCGCGCCGCGCAGCTGCTGGCCGCCGTGTGGCTGGCGGCGCTGGCGCTGGCCGGGCCCTGGTACGGGCTGGCGGGCGAGGCCCGGCGCGAAGCCCGGCCCGGCGCCTACCGCTGTGTCTAcgtgctgccctggggctcgTCGCGGCTCGGGCCGCCCTACGGCGCCGCGCTCATCGTGCTCTGCTACCTGCTGCCCTTCGCCGTCATGTGCTTCTGCCACTTCAACATCTGCCGCGCCGTGCGGCTGGCCGAGAGCCGGGTGCGGCCGCTCACCACCTACGGGCACCTGCTGCGCGCCTACGGCGAGATGCGCACGGCCACCACGGTGCTCATCATGATCGTCTCCATCATCTGCTGCTGGGGGCCCTACTGCGTGCTGGGGctggccgccgccgccggccgctTGCCCTTCTCGCCCACCATGGACGCCGTGGCCAGCGGGATGGCCTGGGCCAACGGCGCCATCAACCCGCTCATCTACGCCGCCCGCAACCCCAACATCTCGGTGCTGCTGCGGCGCAGCCGGGAGGGCGGCTACAGGACTAGGAACAACGTGGTCGCCTATCTGTCGGTGCCGGGCCGCCGGGCCGAGCCGCGGAGCCGGGCCGAGCGTGTCCGGGAGCGCTACATCAATCGGCACAGCGGGCCCCCGGGCAGCGCCTTGTCCTCCTCCAGCCCGGCCAGCGGCGGAGAGGTGGCCCTGTGGGCCTGCAAGACTCCGGCCGTGCTcttctgcagggatgggcagccgGACACGCTCTCCGACGGCACCCTGAAGGCCAAAGCTGGCACTGTCGACACCAGCCTCTGA
- the JKAMP gene encoding JNK1/MAPK8-associated membrane protein: protein MFRAAVDIQPACLGLYCGRTVLSVNGSVETYGDCGVCPRGQRTDDNKICRECVGSPDRYDWLYLGFMAMLPLVLHWFFIEWYSGKKSSSALLQHLTALLECGAAAVVTLLLSDPLGSLHIRSCRVKKLSDWYTMLYNPSPDYITTVHCTHEAVYPLYTIVFIYYAFCLVLMMLLRPLLVKKIACGLGRSDRFKSIYAALYFFPILTVLQAVGGGLLYYAFPYIILVLSLVTLAVYLSASEVEFFKDLLVRKKRLVVLFSHWLLHAYGIISISKLDKLEQDLPLLALVPAPALFYLMTAKYTEPSRILSEGGNGH, encoded by the exons ATGTTCCGCGCCG CTGTGGACATCCAGCCCGCCTGCCTCGGGCTGTACTGCGGCAGGACCGTGCTGTCGGTGAACGGCTCCGTGGAGACCTACGGGGACTGCGGG GTGTGTCCTAGAGGCCAAAGGACGGATGACAACAAAATCTGCCGGGAGTGTGTGGGATCTCCAGACCGCTATGACTGGCTGTACCTCGGCTTCATGGCCATGTTGCCCCTGGTTTTACACTGGTTCTTTATTGAGTGGTATTCTGGAAAGAAGAG CTCCAGCGcgctgctgcagcacctgacGGCGCTGCTGGAGTGCGGCGCGGCCGCCGTGGTGACGCTGCTGCTCAGCGAccccctgggctccctgcacaTCCGCTCCTGCAGGGTCAAGAAGCTCTCGGACTGGTACACCATGCTCTACAACCCCAGCCCCGACTACATCACCACAGTGCACTGCACCCACGAGGCCGTGTACCCGCT gTACACCATCGTGTTTATCTACTACGCCTTCTGTCTCGTGTTGATGATGCTGCTTCGGCCTCTCCTGGTTAAGAAGATTGCCTGTGGTCTGGGAAGATCTGACCGGTTCAAAAGCATTTATGCAGCACTCTACTTCTTCCCCATCCTCACcgtgctgcaggctgtgggagGAGGCCTCCTCT ATTATGCCTTCCCATACATCATCCTGGTGCTCTCTTTGGTTACACTGGCTGTGTACTTGTCTGCTTCTGAAGTGGAG TTTTTCAAGGATCTGCTGGTGAGGAAGAAAAGGCTCGTTGTCCTCTTCAGCCACTGGTTGCTTCATGCCTATGGAATCATCTCCATCTCCAAGCTGGATAAGCTtgagcaggacctgcctttgCTTGCCTTGGTACCTGCCCCTGCTCTCTTCTACCTGATGACAGCAAAGTACACAGAGCCCTCACGGATCCTCTCCGAAGGTGGGAATGGACACTGA
- the L3HYPDH gene encoding trans-3-hydroxy-L-proline dehydratase: MAARGGGDSDSGGDRAGRALPPHSPSGAVLQTVEMHTGGEPLRIIPRLEAAERAAAAGLSLLSLRREMAAGQDHVRRALMHEPRGHAGMYGAVVVRGGAAAEGAHLAVLFLHCAGYSAMCGHAVLALGRFALDYGLVPAPSRPETAVRLRCPCGPVTAFVPWDGRRSGNPVRFHSVPAFAAATDLAVDVPGHGKVVVDIGYGGTFYAFLSAEQLGLNVCSSETRELVRAASAVTEAVKKQFKLHHPESEDLAFLYGTILTDGKDAFSEEPTTNICVFADEQVDRSPTGSGVTARIALQYHKGLIQLEQSRTFRSSTTGSLFTGKAVRATKFGNYNAVIVEVSGEAFYTGTATFTVEEEDSLKHGFFFK, from the exons atggcggcgcggggcggcggtgacagtgacagtggcgGTGACAGAGCGGGACGGGCGCTGCCGCCGCACTCGCCCTCCGGCGCGGTGCTGCAGACGGTGGAGATGCACACGGGCGGCGAGCCGCTGCGCATCATCCCGCGGCTGGAGGCGGCggagcgggcggcggcggcggggctgtCGCTGCTGTCGCTGCGGCGGGAGATGGCGGCCGGGCAGGACCACGTGCGGCGGGCGCTGATGCACGAACCGCGCGGCCACGCCGGCATGTACGGGGCCGTGGTGGtgcgcggcggggcggccgcggagGGCGCGCACCTGGCCGTGCTGTTCCTGCACTGCGCCGGCTACAGCGCCATGTGCGGCCACGCCGTGCTGGCCCTCGGCCGCTTCGCCCTCGACTACGGGCTGGTGCCGGCGCCCAGCCGGCCCGAGACCGCCGTCCGCCTGCGCTGCCCCTGCGGGCCTGTCACCGCCTTCGTGCCCTGGGACGGCCGCCGCAGCGGCAACCCCGTGCGCTTCCACAGCGTGCCCGCCTTCGCTGCCGCCACCG ACTTGGCCGTTgatgtccctggccatgggaagGTGGTGGTTGACATTGGCTACGGTGGCACTTTCTATGCCTTCCTCAGCGCCGAGCAGCTGGGCCTCAATGTGTGCTCCTCAGAGACCAGAGAGCTCGTCAGGGCAGCGAGCGCAGTGACGGAAGCGGTGAAGAAACAG TTCAAGCTCCATCACCCTGAGAGTGAAGACCTGGCTTTCCTCTACGGCACCATACTGACAGATGGGAAAGATGCCTTCAGCGAGGAGCCCACCACCAACATCTGTGTGTTTGCAGATGAACAG GTTGACCGGAGTCCCACGGGTTCGGGGGTGACAGCTCGCATTGCCCTGCAGTACCACAAGGGACTcatccagctggagcagagcaggaccttccgcagcagcaccacaggctcCCTGTTCACTGGCAAGGCAGTGAGGGCAA CCAAATTTGGGAACTACAACGCTGTCATTGTGGAAGTCTCAGGAGAAGCCTTTTACACTGGCACAGCCACCTTCACTGTCGAAGAGGAGGACTCCCTGAAACACGGCTTCTTCTTCAAGTGA